A portion of the Lolium rigidum isolate FL_2022 chromosome 1, APGP_CSIRO_Lrig_0.1, whole genome shotgun sequence genome contains these proteins:
- the LOC124673159 gene encoding zealexin A1 synthase-like, translated as MEDYVVVYLGLALASLLLLLARRIRSPAAPDGKNHGLRLPPGPWTLPVFGSMHHLAGQLPHRAMRDLARRHGWPVMLLRLGEVPTLVVSSREAAREVMKTHDTSFATRPLSSTVRVMTNGGRDIIFAPYGDHWRQMRKIAVTELLTARRVLSFRAIREEEVRAMLRAVGAAAAAGEVIDMRPRLSALVADSTVRAVMGDRCKDRDLFLRELDRSIELVAGFNPADLWPSSRLAVWASGAVRRAEECRDIVFGILDRIIAEHQERVAVAGDDEDLIDILLRIQKDGAGLQFPLDMGSIKAVIFDIFGAGSETSATTLEWIIAELVRNPKVMRRATAEVRQAFEANGAVDEDQLATLVPYLHLVIREAFRLHTPLPLLLPRECQEAPACKVLGYDVPRGTQVLVNVWALGRDERYWPDDPEEFRPDRFEAGAAADGVDFRGVDFELLPFGAGRRMCPGMGFGLANVELALASLLLHFDWEAPGVADPAEFDMTEAFGITSRRKAGLSLRPVLRVPLPDV; from the exons ATGGAGGACTACGTCGTCGTGTACCTCGGCCTGGCCCTGGCgtcgctgctcctcctgctcgccAGGCGCATCCGCAGCCCGGCAGCGCCGGACGGCAAGAACCATGGCCTGCGGCTGCCGCCAGGGCCGTGGACGCTGCCTGTGTTCGGGAGCATGCACCACCTCGCCGGGCAGCTCCCGCACCGCGCCATGCGCGACCTGGCGCGGCGGCACGGGTGGCCGGTGATGCTGCTCCGGCTCGGCGAGGTGCCCACGCTGGTGGTGTCGTCCCGGGAGGCGGCCCGCGAGGTGATGAAGACCCACGACACGTCCTTCGCCACGCGCCCGCTCAGCTCCACCGTGCGCGTCATGACCAACGGCGGCCGGGACATCATCTTCGCGCCCTACGGCGACCACTGGCGCCAGATGCGCAAGATCGCCGTCACCGAGCTCCTCACCGCGCGCCGCGTGCTCTCCTTCCGTGCCATCCGGGAGGAGGAAGTCCGCGCCATGCTCCGCGCCGTTggggccgccgcggccgccggggAGGTCATCGACATGCGCCCAAGGCTGTCCGCGCTGGTGGCGGACAGCACGGTGCGCGCCGTGATGGGCGACCGGTGCAAGGACCGCGATTTGTTCCTCCGTGAGCTTGACCGATCCATCGAGCTCGTGGCCGGCTTCAACCCGGCCGACTTGTGGCCGTCCTCGCGGCTCGCGGTGTGGGCCAGCGGCGCCGTCCGTCGCGCCGAGGAGTGCCGCGACATCGTGTTCGGGATCCTCGACCGCATCATCGCGGAGCACCAGGAGAGGGTGGCCGTCGCCGGGGACGATGAGGACCTCATCGACATCCTCCTCAGGATCCAGAAGGACGGAGCCGGCCTCCAGTTCCCCTTAGACATGGGCTCCATCAAAGCCGTCATCTTC GACATCTTCGGCGCAGGCAGCGAGACGTCGGCGACGACGCTGGAGTGGATCATAGCGGAGCTGGTGAGGAACCCGAAGGTGATGCGCCGGGCGACGGCGGAGGTCCGACAAGCCTTCGAGGccaacggcgccgtggacgaggaCCAGCTCGCCACCCTCGTCCCGTACCTGCACCTGGTGATCCGGGAGGCGTTCCGGCTGCACACGCCCCTGCCGCTCCTCCTCCCGCGGGAGTGCCAGGAGGCGCCGGCGTGCAAGGTGCTGGGCTACGACGTGCCGCGGGGCACGCAGGTGCTCGTCAACGTCTGGGCGCTGGGCCGCGACGAGCGCTACTGGCCAGACGACCCCGAGGAGTTCCGGCCGGACCGCTTCgaggccggcgcggcggcggacgggGTGGATTTCAGAGGGGTCGACTTCGAGCTGCTGCCGttcggcgccggcaggaggatgtGCCCCGGCATGGGCTTCGGCCTCGCCAACGTCGAGCTCGCGCTCGCCAGCCTGCTGCTGCACTTCGACTGGGAGGCGCCGGGGGTGGCTGATCCGGCGGAGTTCGACATGACCGAGGCGTTCGGCATTACCTCCAGGAGGAAGGCCGGCCTCTCGCTGCGCCCAGTCCTGCGCGTGCCTCTCCCCGACGtctaa